A genomic stretch from Enterobacter dykesii includes:
- the rmuC gene encoding DNA recombination protein RmuC: protein MDISILIYAVIALVGLGIGWLISSYQHAQQKADQLAEREEMVADLSATKQQLALSEHWRDECELLNNELRNLRDINTSLEADLREVTTRLESTQLHAEDKIRQMINSEQRLSEQFENLANRIFEHSNRRVDEQNRQSLNSLLTPLREQLDGFRRQVQDSFGQEARERHTLAHEIRNLQQLNAQMAQEAVNLTRALKGDNKTQGNWGEVVLTRVLEASGLREGYEYETQVSIENDARSRMQPDVIVRLPQGKDVVIDAKMTLVAYERYFNADDDYTRESALQEHIASVRNHIRLLGRKDYQQLPGLRSLDYVLMFIPVEPAFLLALDRQPELITEALKNNIMLVSPTTLLVALRTIANLWRYEHQSRNAQQIADRASKLYDKMRLFVDDMSSVGQSLDRAQENYRQAMKKLASGRGNLLAQAESFRSLGVEVKREINPELVEQATAQDDEFRLREGADEQNTNSEDNTLAMDSSPDETPARFFRGG, encoded by the coding sequence GTGGATATCTCAATCCTGATTTACGCGGTGATTGCGCTGGTGGGCTTAGGGATTGGCTGGCTGATTTCCAGCTACCAGCATGCGCAGCAGAAGGCCGACCAGCTGGCCGAGCGAGAAGAGATGGTCGCCGATTTAAGCGCGACAAAACAGCAGCTTGCGCTGAGCGAACACTGGCGCGACGAGTGTGAATTGCTTAATAACGAGCTGCGCAACCTGCGTGATATCAACACGTCACTGGAAGCCGATCTCCGCGAAGTGACCACCCGCCTTGAATCCACCCAGCTGCATGCGGAAGACAAAATCCGCCAGATGATCAACAGCGAGCAGCGCCTCAGCGAACAGTTTGAGAACCTCGCCAACCGAATTTTTGAGCACAGCAACCGCCGCGTTGACGAACAGAACCGCCAGAGCCTGAACAGCCTGCTGACGCCCCTGCGCGAACAGCTTGACGGTTTTCGCCGTCAGGTGCAGGACAGCTTTGGTCAGGAAGCCCGCGAGCGTCACACCCTGGCGCATGAGATTCGCAATCTCCAGCAGCTCAATGCCCAGATGGCGCAGGAAGCGGTCAACCTGACCCGCGCGCTTAAAGGGGATAACAAAACCCAGGGCAACTGGGGAGAAGTGGTGCTGACCCGCGTCCTGGAAGCTTCTGGCCTGCGGGAAGGGTACGAATACGAAACGCAGGTGAGTATCGAAAACGACGCCCGCTCACGCATGCAGCCGGATGTGATCGTGCGGCTGCCGCAGGGCAAAGATGTGGTGATTGACGCCAAAATGACGCTGGTGGCGTATGAACGCTACTTTAATGCGGACGATGACTACACCCGCGAGTCTGCGCTGCAGGAGCACATTGCCTCCGTGCGTAATCATATTCGCCTGCTCGGCAGAAAAGACTACCAGCAGTTGCCGGGTCTGCGCTCGCTGGACTATGTCCTGATGTTCATCCCGGTAGAACCCGCGTTCCTGCTGGCACTCGACAGACAGCCTGAACTTATCACCGAAGCGCTCAAAAATAACATTATGCTGGTCAGCCCCACCACGCTGCTGGTGGCGTTACGCACCATTGCGAACCTGTGGCGCTATGAGCATCAGAGCCGCAACGCGCAGCAGATTGCCGATCGTGCCAGCAAGCTGTACGACAAAATGCGCCTCTTCGTGGATGATATGTCTTCAGTCGGGCAGAGCCTGGATCGTGCGCAGGAAAACTACCGCCAGGCGATGAAAAAACTCGCCTCCGGACGCGGCAATCTGCTGGCACAGGCCGAATCATTCCGTAGCCTGGGGGTTGAGGTTAAACGCGAGATTAATCCGGAATTGGTCGAACAGGCCACCGCCCAGGACGACGAGTTTCGCCTGCGAGAAGGCGCGGACGAACAAAATACAAACAGTGAAGACAACACGTTAGCGATGGATTCATCACCAGATGAGACCCCAGCGCGTTTCTTTCGCGGTGGTTGA
- the rfaH gene encoding transcription/translation regulatory transformer protein RfaH, giving the protein MQAWYLLYCKRGQLQRAQEHLERQSVNCLTPVITLEKMQRGKRTTVSEPLFPNYLFVEFDPEVIHTTTISATRGVSHFVRFGAHPATVPSTVIHQLSIYQQPEGITDPETPYSGDSVVITEGAFEGLQAIFAEPDGEARSMLLLNLLNKQVLQSVKNTDFRKL; this is encoded by the coding sequence ATGCAGGCCTGGTATTTACTGTATTGCAAACGCGGGCAACTTCAGCGCGCGCAGGAACATCTTGAACGTCAGTCTGTAAATTGCCTGACACCCGTGATCACGCTTGAAAAAATGCAGCGCGGGAAGCGCACAACCGTCAGTGAGCCGTTGTTCCCGAACTACCTCTTCGTGGAGTTCGACCCGGAAGTCATCCACACCACCACCATCAGCGCAACGCGCGGCGTCAGCCACTTCGTTCGTTTTGGTGCCCACCCGGCAACGGTTCCGTCAACGGTCATTCATCAGCTGTCGATTTATCAACAGCCTGAAGGGATCACCGACCCCGAAACTCCTTACTCGGGCGATAGCGTCGTCATTACCGAAGGCGCTTTCGAAGGCCTGCAGGCGATTTTTGCCGAGCCGGACGGGGAAGCGCGCTCTATGCTGTTGCTCAATCTGCTGAACAAGCAGGTGCTGCAGAGCGTTAAAAACACCGACTTCCGCAAGCTTTAA
- the ubiE gene encoding bifunctional demethylmenaquinone methyltransferase/2-methoxy-6-polyprenyl-1,4-benzoquinol methylase UbiE: MADDSQDTTHFGFQTVAKAQKADMVAHVFHSVAAKYDVMNDLMSFGIHRLWKRFTIDCSGVRRGQTVLDLAGGTGDLTAKFSRLVGETGRVVLADINDSMLKMGREKLRNIGVVGNVEYVQANAEALPFPDNTFDCITISFGLRNVTDKEKALRSMYRVLKPGGRLLVLEFSKPIIEPLSKAYDAYSFHVLPRIGELVANDAESYRYLAESIRMHPDQDTLKAMMQDAEFENVEYFNLTAGVVALHRGYKF, from the coding sequence ATGGCTGACGATTCACAAGACACAACGCACTTTGGCTTTCAGACTGTTGCCAAAGCGCAGAAAGCTGACATGGTGGCCCACGTATTTCATTCCGTGGCGGCGAAGTACGATGTGATGAATGACCTGATGTCGTTCGGCATTCATCGCTTGTGGAAGCGCTTCACCATTGACTGTAGCGGCGTACGTCGTGGACAAACGGTGCTGGACTTAGCCGGCGGCACGGGCGATTTAACCGCGAAATTCTCCCGTCTGGTGGGCGAAACCGGTCGCGTTGTTCTCGCCGATATTAATGACTCCATGCTGAAAATGGGACGCGAAAAGCTGCGTAACATCGGCGTGGTGGGGAATGTGGAATATGTGCAGGCAAACGCCGAAGCGCTGCCATTCCCGGATAACACCTTTGACTGCATCACGATCTCTTTTGGTCTGCGTAACGTGACCGATAAAGAAAAAGCGCTGCGCTCCATGTACCGCGTGCTGAAGCCGGGGGGACGTCTGCTGGTGCTCGAGTTCTCTAAACCGATCATTGAGCCGCTGAGCAAAGCCTACGACGCCTATTCCTTCCACGTGCTGCCGCGAATTGGTGAGCTGGTGGCTAACGACGCTGAAAGCTACCGCTATCTGGCGGAATCTATCCGTATGCACCCGGATCAGGACACATTAAAAGCCATGATGCAGGACGCGGAATTTGAGAACGTTGAATATTTCAACCTGACGGCCGGTGTCGTCGCGCTGCATCGCGGTTACAAATTCTGA
- the udp gene encoding uridine phosphorylase: MSKSDVFHLGLTKNDLQGATLAIVPGDPERVEKIAALMDKPVKLAAHREFTTWRAELDGKAVIVCSTGIGGPSTSIAVEELAQLGIRTFLRIGTTGAIQPHINVGDVLVTTASVRLDGASLHFAPMEFPAVADFECTTALVEAAKSVGATTHVGVTASSDTFYPGQERYDTFSGRVVSRFKGSMEEWQSMGVMNYEMESATLLTMCASQGLRAGMVAGVIVNRTQQEIPNAETMKQTESHAVKIVVEAARRLI; this comes from the coding sequence ATGTCTAAGTCTGATGTTTTTCATCTCGGCCTCACCAAAAACGATTTACAAGGGGCTACGCTCGCTATCGTCCCTGGCGATCCTGAGCGTGTGGAAAAGATCGCCGCGCTGATGGATAAGCCGGTCAAGCTGGCTGCCCATCGTGAGTTCACCACCTGGCGCGCAGAGCTGGATGGCAAAGCGGTGATCGTGTGTTCTACCGGTATCGGTGGTCCGTCTACGTCTATTGCTGTTGAAGAGCTGGCACAGCTGGGCATCCGTACCTTCCTGCGTATCGGTACCACCGGCGCTATCCAGCCGCACATCAACGTCGGTGACGTGCTGGTCACGACCGCGTCCGTTCGTCTGGACGGCGCAAGCCTGCACTTTGCACCGATGGAATTCCCGGCAGTGGCTGATTTCGAATGCACCACCGCGCTGGTTGAAGCCGCGAAATCCGTAGGCGCAACTACCCACGTGGGCGTCACCGCCTCTTCCGACACCTTCTACCCGGGCCAGGAGCGTTACGACACCTTCTCAGGCCGCGTGGTAAGCCGTTTCAAAGGCTCAATGGAAGAGTGGCAGTCCATGGGCGTGATGAACTACGAAATGGAATCCGCAACGCTGCTGACCATGTGTGCAAGCCAGGGTCTGCGTGCCGGTATGGTGGCGGGCGTGATCGTTAACCGCACCCAGCAGGAGATCCCGAACGCCGAAACCATGAAGCAGACCGAAAGTCATGCAGTGAAAATCGTGGTGGAAGCAGCGCGTCGCCTGATCTAA
- the tatD gene encoding 3'-5' ssDNA/RNA exonuclease TatD — protein MFDIGLNLTSSQFAKDRDEVVARAFAAGVKGLLLTGTNLHESEQAQQLAQRYDRCWSTAGVHPHDSSQWTAESGDTLYRLAKTPDVVAIGECGLDFNRNFSTPEEQEKAFTAQLALAAELGMPVFMHCRDAHERFLALLDPWLEKLPGAVLHCFTGSRQEALDCLARGLYLGITGWVCDGRRGLELRELLPVIPADRLLLETDAPYLLPRDMKPKPASRRNEPAYLGHIVESVAKWRGEDPHWLSAQTDDNVRNLFGINV, from the coding sequence ATGTTTGATATCGGACTCAACCTGACCAGCTCGCAGTTTGCGAAAGATCGTGATGAGGTGGTTGCGCGTGCGTTTGCCGCCGGGGTGAAAGGACTGCTGCTGACGGGCACCAACCTGCATGAGAGCGAGCAGGCGCAGCAGCTGGCGCAACGTTACGATCGCTGTTGGTCTACCGCTGGCGTGCATCCTCACGACAGCAGCCAGTGGACCGCGGAAAGTGGCGACACCCTGTACAGGCTGGCGAAGACGCCAGACGTTGTAGCGATCGGCGAATGCGGTCTCGATTTCAACCGTAACTTTTCCACGCCTGAAGAGCAGGAAAAGGCGTTTACTGCCCAGCTTGCGCTGGCGGCAGAGCTTGGAATGCCCGTGTTTATGCACTGCCGCGACGCGCATGAGCGTTTCCTGGCGCTTCTGGATCCGTGGCTGGAGAAACTGCCCGGCGCGGTACTGCACTGCTTCACCGGTTCACGGCAGGAAGCGCTGGATTGCCTGGCGCGAGGGCTTTATCTGGGTATTACCGGCTGGGTGTGCGATGGGCGCCGCGGGCTTGAACTTCGTGAGCTGTTGCCGGTAATCCCGGCTGACCGGCTGCTTCTTGAAACCGATGCGCCTTATCTGCTACCGCGCGATATGAAACCCAAACCGGCATCGCGGCGCAATGAGCCCGCGTATCTGGGGCACATTGTGGAGAGCGTTGCGAAGTGGCGCGGAGAGGATCCGCACTGGCTTTCGGCGCAGACGGATGACAACGTGCGTAATCTGTTCGGGATAAACGTTTAA
- the ubiB gene encoding ubiquinone biosynthesis regulatory protein kinase UbiB produces MTPGEIRRLYFIIRTFLSYGLDELIPKMRITLPLRIWRRMLFWMPNRHKGQPLGERLRLALQELGPVWIKFGQMLSTRRDLFPPLIADELAMLQDRVAPFDGARAKKQIEEAMGNVPVETWFDDFDIKPLASASIAQVHTARLKENGKEVVIKVIRPDILPVIKADMKLIYRLARWVPRLLPDGRRLRPLEVVREYEKTLIDELNLLRESANAIQLRRNFENSPMLYVPEVYSDYCSQSMMVMERIYGIPVSDVVALEKQGTNMKLLAERGVQVFFTQVFRDSFFHADMHPGNIFVSYEHPEDPKYIGIDCGIVGSLNKEDKRYLAENFIAFFNRDYRKVAELHVDSGWVPPDTNVEEFEFAIRTVCEPIFEKPLAEISFGHVLLNLFNTARRFNMEVQPQLVLLQKTLLYVEGVGRQLYPQLDLWKTAKPFLESWIKDQVGIPALVRSLKEKGPFWIEKMPEIPELVYDSLRQSKNLQHSMDKIARELQSSRVRQGQSRYLFGIGATLLLSGTLLLINRPDWQMMPAWLMAGGVVVWLAGWRKTR; encoded by the coding sequence ATGACGCCTGGTGAAATTCGGCGCCTCTATTTTATTATTCGCACCTTTTTGAGCTACGGGCTCGACGAGCTTATCCCCAAAATGCGTATCACGCTGCCGCTTCGTATCTGGCGGCGGATGCTCTTCTGGATGCCCAATCGCCATAAAGGTCAACCGCTGGGTGAGCGTCTGCGCCTCGCGCTGCAGGAGCTCGGCCCGGTATGGATTAAATTCGGGCAGATGCTGTCTACCCGCCGCGATCTCTTCCCGCCTCTGATTGCCGATGAGCTTGCGATGCTGCAGGATCGCGTCGCACCGTTTGACGGCGCGCGCGCGAAAAAGCAAATTGAAGAGGCGATGGGAAATGTCCCCGTCGAGACCTGGTTTGACGATTTCGACATTAAGCCACTGGCATCGGCCTCTATTGCGCAGGTGCACACCGCACGTTTGAAAGAAAACGGCAAAGAAGTCGTTATTAAAGTCATTCGTCCGGACATCCTGCCAGTCATCAAAGCGGACATGAAGCTGATTTATCGTCTGGCGCGCTGGGTGCCACGCCTGCTGCCGGACGGGCGTCGTCTTCGTCCACTTGAAGTGGTGCGGGAATATGAAAAAACGCTGATTGATGAGCTAAACCTGCTGCGCGAATCGGCGAATGCCATTCAGCTGCGTCGCAACTTTGAAAACAGCCCGATGCTCTATGTGCCTGAAGTCTATTCTGACTACTGCAGCCAGAGCATGATGGTGATGGAGCGTATCTACGGTATTCCGGTTTCGGATGTGGTCGCTCTGGAGAAACAGGGAACGAACATGAAGCTCCTGGCCGAGCGTGGCGTACAGGTCTTCTTTACACAGGTGTTCCGCGACAGCTTTTTCCATGCGGACATGCATCCGGGCAATATCTTCGTAAGCTACGAGCATCCTGAGGATCCGAAGTATATCGGTATCGACTGCGGAATTGTGGGTTCACTGAACAAGGAAGATAAACGGTATCTGGCTGAGAACTTCATCGCGTTCTTCAACCGCGACTACCGTAAGGTGGCCGAGCTGCACGTCGATTCCGGCTGGGTGCCGCCGGATACCAACGTCGAAGAGTTCGAGTTCGCGATCCGGACCGTTTGTGAACCGATTTTTGAAAAACCGCTGGCGGAAATTTCCTTTGGGCACGTGCTGTTGAACCTGTTCAACACGGCTCGCCGCTTTAATATGGAAGTTCAGCCGCAGCTAGTTTTACTTCAGAAAACATTACTTTACGTTGAGGGTGTAGGCCGACAGCTCTATCCTCAGTTAGACTTGTGGAAGACCGCGAAACCTTTCCTTGAATCCTGGATTAAGGATCAGGTTGGCATTCCGGCGCTGGTGCGCTCGCTGAAAGAGAAAGGCCCGTTCTGGATAGAAAAAATGCCTGAAATTCCTGAACTGGTTTATGACAGTTTGCGTCAGAGCAAGAACCTTCAGCACAGCATGGATAAAATCGCCCGCGAACTTCAGTCCAGCCGTGTTCGCCAGGGGCAGTCACGCTATCTCTTTGGGATTGGCGCAACGCTGCTGCTGAGCGGTACGCTGCTGCTGATCAACCGTCCGGACTGGCAGATGATGCCCGCCTGGCTGATGGCTGGCGGGGTGGTAGTCTGGCTAGCCGGCTGGCGAAAAACGCGCTGA
- a CDS encoding dienelactone hydrolase family protein produces the protein MTEKTGFAPAAAPHASTIVSTPEAAITAGETSIPSQGENMPAYHARPKSADGPLPIVIVIQEIFGVHEHIRDLCRRLALEGYLAVAPELYFRQGDPNDYSDIPTLLSNLVSKVPDAQVLADLDHVASWAARNGGDPHRLLVTGFCWGGRISWLYAAHNPQLKAAVAWYGKLVGEKTLNSPKHPVDIATELNAPVLGLYGGQDTGISLDSVETMRHALRAANAKAEIVVYPDAGHAFNADYRPSYHAESAKDGWQRMLAWFSQYGGKKA, from the coding sequence ATGACTGAAAAAACCGGTTTTGCACCTGCTGCGGCCCCCCATGCTTCAACCATCGTGTCGACGCCAGAAGCGGCAATTACCGCGGGCGAGACCTCCATTCCCTCGCAGGGGGAGAATATGCCTGCATATCACGCACGGCCAAAATCGGCAGACGGTCCGCTGCCCATCGTGATTGTGATTCAGGAGATATTTGGTGTTCACGAACACATTCGCGACCTCTGCCGTCGGCTGGCGCTGGAAGGGTATCTGGCCGTTGCGCCAGAGCTCTACTTCCGTCAGGGCGATCCGAACGACTACAGCGATATTCCAACACTGCTCAGCAACCTGGTCAGCAAAGTCCCGGACGCGCAGGTGCTGGCCGATCTCGATCACGTCGCCAGCTGGGCGGCGCGCAACGGCGGCGATCCGCATCGTCTTCTGGTCACCGGTTTCTGCTGGGGCGGACGCATTAGCTGGCTGTATGCCGCGCATAACCCGCAGCTCAAAGCCGCTGTCGCCTGGTACGGCAAGCTGGTGGGTGAAAAAACGCTGAATTCACCGAAACATCCGGTCGATATCGCCACGGAGTTGAACGCCCCCGTGTTAGGGCTTTACGGCGGCCAGGACACCGGTATTTCGCTTGATTCGGTAGAGACCATGCGCCATGCGCTCCGCGCGGCAAATGCGAAGGCGGAGATTGTGGTGTATCCGGATGCCGGGCACGCGTTTAACGCCGATTATCGTCCGAGCTATCACGCAGAATCAGCCAAAGATGGCTGGCAGAGAATGCTGGCGTGGTTTAGCCAGTACGGCGGTAAGAAAGCGTAA
- the ubiD gene encoding 4-hydroxy-3-polyprenylbenzoate decarboxylase, giving the protein MNCMKYHDLRDFLTLLEKQGELKRITFPVDPYLEMTEIADRTLRAGGPALLFENPKGYSMPVLCNLFGTPRRVALGMGQEDVSALREVGKLLAFLKEPEPPKGFRDLFDKLPQFKQVLNMPTKRLRGAACQQKVLEGDAVDLTKIPIMQCWPEDAAPLITWGLTVTRGPHKERQNLGIYRQQLIGKNKLIMRWLSHRGGALDFQEWCAAHPGERFPVSVALGADPATILGAVTPVPDTLSEYAFAGLLRGTKTEVVKCISNDLEVPASAEIVLEGYLEQGEMAPEGPYGDHTGYYNEVDNFPVFTVTHITQREDAIYHSTYTGRPPDEPAVLGVALNEVFVPILQKQFPEIVDFYLPPEGCSYRMAVVTMKKQYPGHAKRVMMGVWSFLRQFMYTKFVIVCDDDVNARDWNDVIWAITTRMDPARDTVLVENTPIDYLDFASPVSGLGSKMGLDATNKWPGETDREWGRPIKKDPAVTARIDAIWDELAIMNNGKP; this is encoded by the coding sequence ATTAACTGCATGAAATACCACGATCTCCGCGACTTCCTGACGCTGCTGGAAAAGCAGGGTGAACTCAAACGTATTACATTTCCTGTCGATCCTTATCTGGAAATGACAGAAATTGCTGACCGCACCCTGCGTGCCGGTGGCCCCGCATTACTGTTTGAAAATCCGAAAGGTTACTCCATGCCGGTGCTGTGCAACCTGTTTGGCACCCCGCGTCGTGTTGCACTGGGAATGGGGCAGGAAGACGTCTCTGCGCTGCGTGAAGTCGGTAAACTGCTGGCGTTTCTGAAAGAGCCGGAGCCACCGAAGGGCTTTCGCGATCTGTTCGACAAACTGCCGCAGTTTAAGCAGGTGCTGAATATGCCCACCAAACGCCTGCGCGGCGCGGCGTGTCAGCAGAAAGTGCTGGAAGGCGATGCGGTAGATCTGACTAAAATCCCTATTATGCAGTGCTGGCCTGAAGATGCCGCGCCGCTGATTACCTGGGGGCTGACCGTTACGCGCGGCCCGCACAAAGAGCGGCAAAACCTCGGTATTTACCGCCAGCAGTTGATTGGCAAGAATAAACTCATCATGCGCTGGCTGTCGCATCGCGGCGGCGCGCTGGATTTCCAGGAGTGGTGCGCTGCGCATCCGGGGGAACGCTTCCCGGTGTCTGTCGCCTTAGGCGCCGATCCGGCCACCATTCTGGGAGCCGTCACACCCGTGCCGGATACACTCTCTGAATATGCATTTGCAGGCCTGCTGCGCGGAACGAAAACCGAAGTCGTGAAGTGTATCTCTAACGATCTCGAAGTTCCGGCCAGTGCGGAAATTGTGCTGGAAGGTTACCTCGAGCAGGGTGAAATGGCGCCAGAAGGCCCCTACGGCGACCACACCGGCTATTACAACGAAGTGGATAACTTCCCGGTGTTTACCGTGACGCATATTACGCAGCGTGAAGATGCGATTTATCACTCCACGTATACCGGACGTCCACCGGATGAACCGGCGGTGCTGGGCGTGGCGCTGAATGAAGTGTTTGTGCCGATCCTGCAAAAGCAGTTCCCGGAAATTGTTGATTTTTATCTGCCGCCTGAAGGATGCTCGTATCGCATGGCGGTGGTCACGATGAAGAAGCAGTATCCTGGTCATGCTAAACGCGTGATGATGGGCGTATGGTCTTTCCTGCGCCAGTTTATGTATACCAAATTTGTTATTGTCTGCGATGATGACGTTAACGCCCGCGACTGGAATGACGTAATCTGGGCCATCACCACGCGAATGGATCCGGCGCGCGATACGGTGTTAGTCGAAAACACGCCGATAGATTACCTGGATTTTGCCTCGCCGGTTTCCGGTCTTGGCTC
- the tatA gene encoding Sec-independent protein translocase subunit TatA has product MGGISIWQLLIIAVIVVLLFGTKKLGSIGSDLGASIKGFKKAMSDDESKQDKTSQDADFTAKSIADKQEEAKKEDAKRHDKEQV; this is encoded by the coding sequence ATGGGTGGTATCAGTATCTGGCAATTGTTGATCATTGCCGTCATCGTCGTGCTGCTGTTTGGCACCAAAAAGCTCGGTTCTATTGGTTCCGATCTGGGCGCGTCTATCAAAGGCTTCAAGAAAGCGATGAGCGATGATGAGAGCAAGCAGGATAAAACCAGCCAGGACGCTGACTTTACTGCTAAATCCATCGCCGACAAGCAAGAAGAAGCCAAAAAGGAAGACGCTAAACGCCACGATAAAGAGCAGGTGTAA
- the tatC gene encoding Sec-independent protein translocase subunit TatC, whose protein sequence is MAVDDTQPLITHLIELRKRLLNCIIAVLLIFLCLVYFANDIYQVVSAPLIKQMPLGATMIATDVASPFFTPIKLTFWVSLIASAPVILYQVWAFVAPALYKHERKLVIPLLVSSSLLFYIGMAFAYFVVFPLAFGFLTHTAPEGVQVSTDIASYLSFVMALFMAFGVAFEVPVAIVLLCWVGVTTPDDLRKKRPYILVGAFVVGMLLTPPDVFSQTLLAIPMYCLFEVGVFFSRFYVGKGRRADDEDDTSDKTTEE, encoded by the coding sequence ATGGCAGTAGATGATACTCAACCGCTGATTACGCACCTCATTGAGCTGCGTAAGCGCCTGTTAAACTGCATTATTGCGGTTTTACTCATATTCCTGTGCCTGGTCTATTTTGCCAACGATATCTATCAGGTGGTCTCTGCGCCGCTGATCAAGCAGATGCCGCTGGGCGCAACGATGATTGCAACAGACGTTGCTTCTCCGTTCTTTACCCCCATCAAGCTGACCTTCTGGGTGTCGTTGATTGCCTCTGCGCCGGTCATTCTTTACCAGGTGTGGGCGTTTGTGGCGCCCGCGCTATATAAGCATGAACGCAAGCTGGTGATCCCGCTTCTGGTGTCCAGCTCGCTGCTGTTCTATATCGGCATGGCGTTTGCCTATTTCGTTGTCTTCCCGCTGGCCTTCGGCTTCCTGACGCATACCGCGCCGGAAGGGGTGCAGGTGTCGACGGATATCGCCAGCTACCTCAGCTTTGTGATGGCGCTGTTTATGGCGTTTGGCGTGGCATTCGAAGTGCCGGTGGCCATTGTGCTGCTCTGCTGGGTAGGAGTAACGACCCCGGATGACCTGCGTAAGAAGCGTCCGTATATCCTTGTGGGCGCATTTGTTGTCGGCATGCTGCTGACACCGCCGGATGTGTTCTCGCAGACGCTGCTGGCCATACCGATGTACTGTCTGTTTGAGGTCGGCGTTTTCTTCTCGCGTTTCTACGTGGGTAAAGGACGTCGAGCGGATGACGAAGACGATACGTCCGACAAGACCACTGAAGAGTAA
- the ubiJ gene encoding ubiquinone biosynthesis protein UbiJ has protein sequence MPFKPLVSAGIENVLNAFLYRAPALKAARQRLNGKVLRIVLKEFSTPLVLVFSERQLDVLGAWEGEADCSVITHMSALPKLRDRQQLTALIRSGELEVEGDIQVVQNFVALTDLAEFDPAELLAPFIGDIAAEGIGKVLHGGASFARKSLQRQQRYATEVLTEEWRMAPGPLEVAWFAEETAAIERAVDALTKRLEKLEGK, from the coding sequence GTGCCCTTTAAACCCTTAGTCTCCGCAGGCATCGAGAATGTACTGAACGCTTTTCTGTATCGCGCCCCTGCGCTGAAAGCTGCACGTCAGCGGCTTAACGGAAAGGTATTACGCATTGTTTTAAAAGAGTTCTCGACGCCGCTTGTGCTGGTATTCAGCGAACGCCAGCTTGACGTTCTGGGGGCGTGGGAAGGTGAAGCAGACTGCTCGGTCATCACGCATATGAGCGCGCTGCCAAAACTGCGCGATCGCCAGCAGTTAACGGCGCTTATCCGCAGCGGTGAGCTGGAAGTGGAAGGCGACATTCAGGTTGTGCAGAACTTCGTTGCGCTCACCGATCTGGCTGAGTTCGATCCGGCAGAGCTGCTCGCGCCTTTTATCGGCGACATTGCCGCCGAAGGCATCGGGAAAGTCCTTCATGGTGGCGCCTCCTTTGCGCGTAAAAGCCTCCAGCGCCAGCAACGCTATGCGACGGAAGTGCTGACTGAGGAGTGGCGAATGGCGCCCGGGCCACTGGAAGTTGCATGGTTTGCGGAAGAAACCGCTGCTATTGAACGTGCGGTTGATGCGTTAACCAAACGGCTGGAAAAACTGGAGGGCAAATGA
- the tatB gene encoding Sec-independent protein translocase protein TatB translates to MFDIGFSELLLVFVIGLIVLGPQRLPVAVKTVAGWVRALRSLASTVQNELAQELKLQEFQESLKKVEKASMDNLTPELKASMDELREAAESMKRSYSVNDPEKASDEANTIHNPVVKGSEEQREGVTPASAEHQAAAPEQTPQETELKKQAQPEEPVAKAAEVKPVASVSESSPSSSDKA, encoded by the coding sequence GTGTTCGACATTGGTTTTAGTGAGCTCCTGCTGGTCTTTGTGATTGGCCTGATTGTGCTGGGGCCGCAGCGTCTGCCGGTGGCAGTGAAAACCGTTGCGGGCTGGGTTCGTGCGCTGAGATCGCTGGCATCTACCGTTCAGAATGAACTGGCGCAGGAGCTTAAGCTGCAGGAATTTCAGGAAAGCCTGAAAAAGGTCGAGAAGGCGAGCATGGATAACCTGACGCCGGAACTGAAAGCGTCAATGGATGAGCTGCGCGAAGCGGCGGAATCCATGAAGCGCTCTTACAGCGTTAACGATCCTGAAAAAGCGAGCGATGAAGCGAACACCATTCATAACCCGGTGGTGAAGGGCAGCGAGGAGCAGCGCGAGGGCGTTACGCCTGCCAGTGCTGAACATCAGGCTGCCGCGCCGGAACAGACGCCGCAGGAAACCGAACTGAAAAAACAGGCGCAGCCGGAAGAGCCGGTGGCAAAAGCGGCGGAAGTGAAGCCCGTTGCGTCCGTTTCCGAATCATCCCCCTCGTCGAGTGATAAAGCGTAA